In a genomic window of Amphiprion ocellaris isolate individual 3 ecotype Okinawa chromosome 11, ASM2253959v1, whole genome shotgun sequence:
- the frmpd4 gene encoding FERM and PDZ domain-containing protein 4 isoform X2, with the protein MDPDDNELGIFTVIHHRTKSSGWPPPSGTWSASQGPPNGWDMGTNREGRDCYINHVSQSNSLEEVRLDGDKFVPPAPRKVEMRRDPVLGFGFVAGSEKPVVVRSVTPGGPSEGKLIPGDEIIMINDEPVSSAPRERVIDLVRSCKESILLTVVQPYPSPKSAFISAAKKAKLKTNPVKVRFAEEVIINGQIPETVKDNSLLFMPNVLKVYLENGQTKSFKFDSSTSIKDVILTLQEKLSIKSIEHFSLMLEQRAEGSASKLMLLHEQEMLTQVTQRPGSHKMKCFFRITFVPKDPVDLLRRDAVAFEYLYVQSCNDVVLERFGSELKYDMALRLAALQMYILTINTKQTQKVSLKYIEKEWGLALFLPPAVLSSMKEKNIKKALTHILKTNQNLVPPGKKLTALQAKVHYLKYLSDLRLYGGRVFKSTLVQGEKHTEVTLLVGPKYGISHVINTKTNLVALLADFSHVNRIEMYTEDENRVRVELHVLDVKPITLLMESVDAMNLACLTAGYYRLLVDSRRSIFNVAKNTDNMDTSHAARVKQNYQAIECTYSTPHKGCEDRNNQRCSQDYSDPECEYLDHGRCEGQPIYVTEIHQPQHSIQMTQRAECCRIPCSQTYLNVPRQKPQDSSRSAKVSFIFGDPPLDSVNPQNLGYQRLMDEGPEILDNHSPMYRRLEEDYKMMDAIEDGYQYSTKIFSPSECIEEPLLHDICYAETTDDAEDEDDISCEEDMVMSDTDKPTLLSLSGSSDDIIDLTSLPPPPEGNDEEDNDVLLHSLNMAIAAPPPGFRDSSDEEEQQGAGIRAQGACNDIPVSLIDSVPTHGAEGPGEPLDDAVVSTLQALEALAASEEQSPAQSESSTGVEISRAFSPESSDSGNETNSSEMTESSELATAQRLSESHLRMHVAMAEAYHAMNEEKTEVSAPSDGRAGAMQYNPQEHQEEEAKSSAVASSQIFHSDGGEMEPETMEIKSVSEYFTKMHMGSVMSRQRGKQRETESRNQGNTCESSDKSHTASQDSAKEEAPHLVGKYNAFTVRDSYYMNQLDLGRTHFKDRHQKWQQRVSGNKMAENLAPECVNDSQASHADRLTAKGEKQDSDERSQQRNAHLISPSKGPVPAEGDAAAQDNEQQQAKPSEQDVTRLYDYHVSKRMSSIQSEGIHSLQSSQCSSIDAGCSTGSSSCVTPMDSPLCATDNMHVLSESSLKGLSYVPPEEKAYGAPGQGKPGHPMDPTLLRKIHAATSAEPGFGTTRDGSHRMPKIKETTACTQLKKAGEESSLALCNETSTTTTTMSPSSLRSSTEPSGLTQASPEPDPHALAFPSSGCSCDPTAGSLRKPRRVRMLRRSWSTLMPGSKSLEALLEKTKATLTGKNDGQNSKSQDPPKVWRTFSAKTLPKSLSHGSVASNSSGRRLLRGASLLLTESTAPRLDAATWRCHGPFSHCFLRRKSSTHSGDDDGEIPPQALFSDSSVSSGGKEKTILKADSKAEQSNMASAMNDMSLQARLACINSMKGKTYSLHTGFALARKDALDMISILRSSVGRSAKGDVPEVTDADMETFSQLLFMQAKVLSGACSQMAMEYSSPEELLLTLTHSFHTLCCLTQACMSLVEGLSTESERREVVAKVDEVVMNYVCLLKAAEAASGGSASDQSVNALTHYSGTMSAIINTLTHSLTTLLNKKTVVILS; encoded by the exons GAGCTGCAAAGAGTCCATATTACTGACTGTTGTTCAGCCGTACCCA TCACCCAAATCGGCATTCATCAGCGCAGCCAAAAAGGCCAAATTAAAGACTAATCCTGTTAAAGTCCGCTTTGCTGAAGAGGTCATCATCAATGGACAGATCCCA GAAACTGTGAAGGACAACTCCCTTCTTTTTATGCCAAATGTTCTAAAGGTGTACCTGGAAAATGGGCAGactaaatcatttaaatttgacAGCAGCACATCCATTAAG gACGTCATCCTGACCCTGCAAGAAAAGCTATCCATTAAGAGCATCGAGCACTTCTCTCTGATGCTGGAGCAAAGAGCTGAGGGATCTGCCAGCAAACTCATGCTCCTGCACGAGCAGGAGATGCTAACTCAG GTGACACAGAGGCCAGGGTCACACAAGATGAAGTGCTTTTTTCGGATTACTTTTGTCCCAAAGGATCCCGTGGACCTTCTTAGGAGAGATGCAGTAGCATTTGAGTACCTGTATGTTCAG AGCTGTAATGATGTTGTATTGGAAAGATTTGGGTCAGAGCTGAAATACGACATGGCTCTCCGTCTGGCTGCCTTGCAAATGTATATTCTAACCATCAATACCAAACAGACTCAGAAAGTTTCCCTGAAGTATATTGA GAAGGAGTGGGGATTGGCGTTGTTCCTGCCTCCTGCAGTGCTGTCTAGCATGAAAGAGAAGAACATCAAAAAAGCCCTCACTCACATCCTCAAAACCAACCAAAACCTGGTGCCGCCTGGCAAAAAG CTGACTGCCTTGCAGGCAAAGGTCCATTATCTGAAGTATCTCAGTGACTTGAGGCTTTATGGAGGACGTGTGTTTAAATCCACGCTAGTT CAAGGCGAGAAGCACACGGAAGTGACTTTGCTGGTGGGACCCAAATATGGCATCAGTCATGTGATTAACACCAAAACAAACCTGGTTGCACTTCTGGCTGATTTTAGTCATGTCAACCGCATTGAGATGTATACAGAAGATGAGAACAGGGTTAGAGTGGAACTACATGTTCTGGACGTAAAG CCCATCACTCTCTTAATGGAGTCTGTTGATGCAATGAATCTGGCCTGTTTGACTGCTGGCTACTACAGATTACTGGTGGACTCTCGGCGCTCCATCTTCAATGTGGCCAAAAACACAGATAATATGGACACAA GTCATGCAGCAAGAGTAAAGCAGAACTACCAGGCCATTGAGTGTACATACAGTACACCCCACAAAGGATGTGAAGACAGAAACAACCAGAGGTGCAGCCAAGATTATTCTGACCCGGAGTGCGAATACCTCGACCATGGCAGATGTGAAGGCCAACCCATCTATGTAACTGAGATCCACCAGCCCCAGCACTCAATTCAAATGACCCAGAGAGCAGAGTGCTGCAGAATCCCTTGTTCCCAAACCTATCTCAATGTTCCAAGGCAGAAACCCCAGGACTCCTCCAGGAGTGCAAAGGTCTCCTTCATATTTGGAGACCCTCCCTTAGACAGCGTAAACCCTCAAAATCTGGGCTACCAGAGACTGATGGATGAAGGCCCGGAGATTCTAGACAATCACAGCCCCATGTACAGGCGTCTCGAGGAAGACTATAAGATGATGGATGCCATAGAAGACGGGTATCAGTACTCCACTAAAATCTTTAGTCCTAGCGAGTGCATCGAGGAGCCTCTGCTGCATGATATCTGCTACGCTGAGACAACAGATGACGCAGAGGATGAGGATGACATCAGCTGTGAGGAAGACATGGTGATGAGTGACACTGACAAGCCTACACTGCTCTCGCTCTCAGGGTCCAGCGATGACATCATTGACTTGACCTCCCTCCCCCCCCCACCGGAGGGTAATGACGAGGAGGACAATGACGTACTGCTGCACTCTCTTAACATGGCCattgctgctcctcctcctggttTCAGGGACAGCTCTGATGAGGAGGAGCAGCAAGGGGCTGGAATTCGGGCCCAGGGAGCCTGCAATGATATCCCAGTGTCTCTCATAGATTCAGTGCCCACCCACGGAGCAGAGGGCCCCGGGGAGCCtctggatgatgcagtggtgtCCACCTTACAGGCACTCGAGGCCCTTGCTGCATCTGAGGAACAGAGTCCAGCACAGTCAGAGAGTAGCACAG GTGTAGAAATATCACGAGCATTTAGCCCCGAGTCTTCAGATTCTGGCAATGAGACAAACTCCTCTGAGATGACAGAGAGCTCTGAGTTGGCCACCGCTCAGAGACTTTCAGAGAGCCACCTGAGAATGCATGTAGCCATGGCCGAAGCATACCATGCCATGAATGAAGAAAAGACAGAGGTGAGTGCACCGAGTGATGGCAGAGCAGGAGCTATGCAGTACAACCCTCAGGAGcatcaggaggaggaggcgaaATCTTCTGCTGTGGCATCCTCACAGATATTTCACTCGGATGGCGGTGAGATGGAGCCAGAGACTATGGAAATAAAATCAGTGAGTGAATATTTCACTAAAATGCACATGGGCTCAGTGATGAGCAGGCAGAGAGGTaaacagagggagacagagagcagaaaccAAGGAAACACCTGTGAATCCTCCGATAAGTCGCACACGGCCTCGCAAGACTCGGCTAAGGAAGAGGCCCCTCATCTTGTGGGGAAGTATAACGCTTTCACTGTGAGAGATTCCTATTACATGAATCAACTTGATCTGGGTCGAACTCACTTTAAAGACAGGCATCAAAAATGGCAGCAGAGAGTGTCCGGGAACAAAATGGCAGAGAATCTTGCTCCAGAATGTGTGAATGACTCACAGGCTTCCCACGCAGACAGGTTGACAGCAAAGGGAGAGAAGCAGGACTCAGATGAAAGAAGCCAACAGCGAAATGCCCATCTCATCTCCCCATCCAAAGGGCCCGTCCCTGCAGAGGGAGATGCTGCTGCACAGGATAACGAGCAGCAGCAAGCGAAGCCCTCAGAGCAAGACGTCACACGGTTATACGACTACCACGTGAGCAAGCGCATGTCATCGATACAAAGTGAAGGCATTCATTCCCTCCAGAGCTCACAGTGCTCCTCTATAGATGCCGGTTGTAgcacaggcagcagcagctgtgtcacCCCCATGGATTCTCCCCTTTGTGCCACAGACAATATGCATGTACTGTCCGAGTCCTCGCTCAAGGGGCTGAGCTACGTCCCGCCCGAGGAGAAGGCTTATGGGGCCCCGGGGCAGGGGAAGCCGGGCCATCCCATGGACCCGACCCTGCTGAGGAAGATTCATGCAGCTACCAGCGCTGAGCCTGGCTTCGGGACGACACGGGATGGCAGTCACAGGATGCCCAAGATAAAAGAAACCACAG CTTGCACACAGCTGAAGAAGGCTGGGGAAGAGTCATCTTTAGCTCTCTGTAATGAGACCAgtaccaccaccacaaccatgTCACCTTCATCATTACGAAGTAGCACAGAGCCCAGTGGGCTAACACAGGCCAGCCCTGAGCCCGACCCACACGCCCTGGCTTTCCCCTCAAGCGGATGCTCGTGTGACCCTACAGCAGGCAGCCTCAGGAAGCCACGCAGGGTTCGGATGctcaggaggagctggagcacCTTAATGCCAGGTTCTAAGAGCTTGGAAGCACTGTTAGAAAAGACCAAAGCCACACTTACAGGGAAGAACGACGGTCAAAATTCGAAGTCCCAAGATCCCCCAAAAGTGTGGAGGACATTCTCAGCCAAAACCTTACCTAAAAGCTTGTCCCATGGTTCAGTCGCCTCTAATTCGTCTGGTAGACGGCTGCTAAGAGGAGCCTCTCTGTTGCTGACAGAGTCAACGGCACCGAGGCTGGATGCTGCTACGTGGAGGTGCCATGGGCCGTTCAGTCACTGCTTCCTCAGGAGAAAGTCAAGCACTCACAGCGGGGATGACGATGGAGAGATACCCCCACAAGCTCTGTTCTCTGACAGCTCGGTTTCTTCCGGTGGCAAGGAAAAAACTATCCTGAAAGCAGACAGTAAGGCTGAGCAGAGCAACATGGCCTCAGCTATGAATGACATGAGCCTACAAGCAAGACTTGCTTGTATAAATTCGATGAAGGGAAAAACCTACAGCCTTCACACAGGGTTTGCACTTGCACGGAAGGATGCCTTAGACATGATAAGCATATTACGTTCCAGCGTAGGCCGCTCGGCCAAAGGTGACGTGCCCGAGGTCACCGACGCTGACATGGAAACATTCTCCCAGCTGCTTTTCATGCAGGCCAAAGTGCTGAGTGGCGCCTGCAGTCAGATGGCCATGGAGTACAGCAGCCCAGAAGAGCTGCTGCTCACACTGACGCACAGCTTCCACACACTGTGTTGTTTGACGCAAGCCTGCATGTCACTAGTGGAAGGCCTGAGCACCGAGAGCGAACGGCGAGAGGTGGTAGCCAAGGTGGATGAGGTCGTCATGAACTACGTGTGTCTGCTGAAAGCTGCTGAAGCGGCTTCGGGAGGCTCCGCCAGTGACCAAAGTGTGAATGCATTGACACATTACTCTGGCACCATGTCTGCTATTATAAACACACTAACTCACTCACTGACAACACTGctcaacaaaaaaactgttgttaTTTTATCCTGA
- the frmpd4 gene encoding FERM and PDZ domain-containing protein 4 isoform X1: MEIDSTGKNEICGGSSLDENQEEESHRTKSSGWPPPSGTWSASQGPPNGWDMGTNREGRDCYINHVSQSNSLEEVRLDGDKFVPPAPRKVEMRRDPVLGFGFVAGSEKPVVVRSVTPGGPSEGKLIPGDEIIMINDEPVSSAPRERVIDLVRSCKESILLTVVQPYPSPKSAFISAAKKAKLKTNPVKVRFAEEVIINGQIPETVKDNSLLFMPNVLKVYLENGQTKSFKFDSSTSIKDVILTLQEKLSIKSIEHFSLMLEQRAEGSASKLMLLHEQEMLTQVTQRPGSHKMKCFFRITFVPKDPVDLLRRDAVAFEYLYVQSCNDVVLERFGSELKYDMALRLAALQMYILTINTKQTQKVSLKYIEKEWGLALFLPPAVLSSMKEKNIKKALTHILKTNQNLVPPGKKLTALQAKVHYLKYLSDLRLYGGRVFKSTLVQGEKHTEVTLLVGPKYGISHVINTKTNLVALLADFSHVNRIEMYTEDENRVRVELHVLDVKPITLLMESVDAMNLACLTAGYYRLLVDSRRSIFNVAKNTDNMDTSHAARVKQNYQAIECTYSTPHKGCEDRNNQRCSQDYSDPECEYLDHGRCEGQPIYVTEIHQPQHSIQMTQRAECCRIPCSQTYLNVPRQKPQDSSRSAKVSFIFGDPPLDSVNPQNLGYQRLMDEGPEILDNHSPMYRRLEEDYKMMDAIEDGYQYSTKIFSPSECIEEPLLHDICYAETTDDAEDEDDISCEEDMVMSDTDKPTLLSLSGSSDDIIDLTSLPPPPEGNDEEDNDVLLHSLNMAIAAPPPGFRDSSDEEEQQGAGIRAQGACNDIPVSLIDSVPTHGAEGPGEPLDDAVVSTLQALEALAASEEQSPAQSESSTGVEISRAFSPESSDSGNETNSSEMTESSELATAQRLSESHLRMHVAMAEAYHAMNEEKTEVSAPSDGRAGAMQYNPQEHQEEEAKSSAVASSQIFHSDGGEMEPETMEIKSVSEYFTKMHMGSVMSRQRGKQRETESRNQGNTCESSDKSHTASQDSAKEEAPHLVGKYNAFTVRDSYYMNQLDLGRTHFKDRHQKWQQRVSGNKMAENLAPECVNDSQASHADRLTAKGEKQDSDERSQQRNAHLISPSKGPVPAEGDAAAQDNEQQQAKPSEQDVTRLYDYHVSKRMSSIQSEGIHSLQSSQCSSIDAGCSTGSSSCVTPMDSPLCATDNMHVLSESSLKGLSYVPPEEKAYGAPGQGKPGHPMDPTLLRKIHAATSAEPGFGTTRDGSHRMPKIKETTACTQLKKAGEESSLALCNETSTTTTTMSPSSLRSSTEPSGLTQASPEPDPHALAFPSSGCSCDPTAGSLRKPRRVRMLRRSWSTLMPGSKSLEALLEKTKATLTGKNDGQNSKSQDPPKVWRTFSAKTLPKSLSHGSVASNSSGRRLLRGASLLLTESTAPRLDAATWRCHGPFSHCFLRRKSSTHSGDDDGEIPPQALFSDSSVSSGGKEKTILKADSKAEQSNMASAMNDMSLQARLACINSMKGKTYSLHTGFALARKDALDMISILRSSVGRSAKGDVPEVTDADMETFSQLLFMQAKVLSGACSQMAMEYSSPEELLLTLTHSFHTLCCLTQACMSLVEGLSTESERREVVAKVDEVVMNYVCLLKAAEAASGGSASDQSVNALTHYSGTMSAIINTLTHSLTTLLNKKTVVILS, from the exons GAGCTGCAAAGAGTCCATATTACTGACTGTTGTTCAGCCGTACCCA TCACCCAAATCGGCATTCATCAGCGCAGCCAAAAAGGCCAAATTAAAGACTAATCCTGTTAAAGTCCGCTTTGCTGAAGAGGTCATCATCAATGGACAGATCCCA GAAACTGTGAAGGACAACTCCCTTCTTTTTATGCCAAATGTTCTAAAGGTGTACCTGGAAAATGGGCAGactaaatcatttaaatttgacAGCAGCACATCCATTAAG gACGTCATCCTGACCCTGCAAGAAAAGCTATCCATTAAGAGCATCGAGCACTTCTCTCTGATGCTGGAGCAAAGAGCTGAGGGATCTGCCAGCAAACTCATGCTCCTGCACGAGCAGGAGATGCTAACTCAG GTGACACAGAGGCCAGGGTCACACAAGATGAAGTGCTTTTTTCGGATTACTTTTGTCCCAAAGGATCCCGTGGACCTTCTTAGGAGAGATGCAGTAGCATTTGAGTACCTGTATGTTCAG AGCTGTAATGATGTTGTATTGGAAAGATTTGGGTCAGAGCTGAAATACGACATGGCTCTCCGTCTGGCTGCCTTGCAAATGTATATTCTAACCATCAATACCAAACAGACTCAGAAAGTTTCCCTGAAGTATATTGA GAAGGAGTGGGGATTGGCGTTGTTCCTGCCTCCTGCAGTGCTGTCTAGCATGAAAGAGAAGAACATCAAAAAAGCCCTCACTCACATCCTCAAAACCAACCAAAACCTGGTGCCGCCTGGCAAAAAG CTGACTGCCTTGCAGGCAAAGGTCCATTATCTGAAGTATCTCAGTGACTTGAGGCTTTATGGAGGACGTGTGTTTAAATCCACGCTAGTT CAAGGCGAGAAGCACACGGAAGTGACTTTGCTGGTGGGACCCAAATATGGCATCAGTCATGTGATTAACACCAAAACAAACCTGGTTGCACTTCTGGCTGATTTTAGTCATGTCAACCGCATTGAGATGTATACAGAAGATGAGAACAGGGTTAGAGTGGAACTACATGTTCTGGACGTAAAG CCCATCACTCTCTTAATGGAGTCTGTTGATGCAATGAATCTGGCCTGTTTGACTGCTGGCTACTACAGATTACTGGTGGACTCTCGGCGCTCCATCTTCAATGTGGCCAAAAACACAGATAATATGGACACAA GTCATGCAGCAAGAGTAAAGCAGAACTACCAGGCCATTGAGTGTACATACAGTACACCCCACAAAGGATGTGAAGACAGAAACAACCAGAGGTGCAGCCAAGATTATTCTGACCCGGAGTGCGAATACCTCGACCATGGCAGATGTGAAGGCCAACCCATCTATGTAACTGAGATCCACCAGCCCCAGCACTCAATTCAAATGACCCAGAGAGCAGAGTGCTGCAGAATCCCTTGTTCCCAAACCTATCTCAATGTTCCAAGGCAGAAACCCCAGGACTCCTCCAGGAGTGCAAAGGTCTCCTTCATATTTGGAGACCCTCCCTTAGACAGCGTAAACCCTCAAAATCTGGGCTACCAGAGACTGATGGATGAAGGCCCGGAGATTCTAGACAATCACAGCCCCATGTACAGGCGTCTCGAGGAAGACTATAAGATGATGGATGCCATAGAAGACGGGTATCAGTACTCCACTAAAATCTTTAGTCCTAGCGAGTGCATCGAGGAGCCTCTGCTGCATGATATCTGCTACGCTGAGACAACAGATGACGCAGAGGATGAGGATGACATCAGCTGTGAGGAAGACATGGTGATGAGTGACACTGACAAGCCTACACTGCTCTCGCTCTCAGGGTCCAGCGATGACATCATTGACTTGACCTCCCTCCCCCCCCCACCGGAGGGTAATGACGAGGAGGACAATGACGTACTGCTGCACTCTCTTAACATGGCCattgctgctcctcctcctggttTCAGGGACAGCTCTGATGAGGAGGAGCAGCAAGGGGCTGGAATTCGGGCCCAGGGAGCCTGCAATGATATCCCAGTGTCTCTCATAGATTCAGTGCCCACCCACGGAGCAGAGGGCCCCGGGGAGCCtctggatgatgcagtggtgtCCACCTTACAGGCACTCGAGGCCCTTGCTGCATCTGAGGAACAGAGTCCAGCACAGTCAGAGAGTAGCACAG GTGTAGAAATATCACGAGCATTTAGCCCCGAGTCTTCAGATTCTGGCAATGAGACAAACTCCTCTGAGATGACAGAGAGCTCTGAGTTGGCCACCGCTCAGAGACTTTCAGAGAGCCACCTGAGAATGCATGTAGCCATGGCCGAAGCATACCATGCCATGAATGAAGAAAAGACAGAGGTGAGTGCACCGAGTGATGGCAGAGCAGGAGCTATGCAGTACAACCCTCAGGAGcatcaggaggaggaggcgaaATCTTCTGCTGTGGCATCCTCACAGATATTTCACTCGGATGGCGGTGAGATGGAGCCAGAGACTATGGAAATAAAATCAGTGAGTGAATATTTCACTAAAATGCACATGGGCTCAGTGATGAGCAGGCAGAGAGGTaaacagagggagacagagagcagaaaccAAGGAAACACCTGTGAATCCTCCGATAAGTCGCACACGGCCTCGCAAGACTCGGCTAAGGAAGAGGCCCCTCATCTTGTGGGGAAGTATAACGCTTTCACTGTGAGAGATTCCTATTACATGAATCAACTTGATCTGGGTCGAACTCACTTTAAAGACAGGCATCAAAAATGGCAGCAGAGAGTGTCCGGGAACAAAATGGCAGAGAATCTTGCTCCAGAATGTGTGAATGACTCACAGGCTTCCCACGCAGACAGGTTGACAGCAAAGGGAGAGAAGCAGGACTCAGATGAAAGAAGCCAACAGCGAAATGCCCATCTCATCTCCCCATCCAAAGGGCCCGTCCCTGCAGAGGGAGATGCTGCTGCACAGGATAACGAGCAGCAGCAAGCGAAGCCCTCAGAGCAAGACGTCACACGGTTATACGACTACCACGTGAGCAAGCGCATGTCATCGATACAAAGTGAAGGCATTCATTCCCTCCAGAGCTCACAGTGCTCCTCTATAGATGCCGGTTGTAgcacaggcagcagcagctgtgtcacCCCCATGGATTCTCCCCTTTGTGCCACAGACAATATGCATGTACTGTCCGAGTCCTCGCTCAAGGGGCTGAGCTACGTCCCGCCCGAGGAGAAGGCTTATGGGGCCCCGGGGCAGGGGAAGCCGGGCCATCCCATGGACCCGACCCTGCTGAGGAAGATTCATGCAGCTACCAGCGCTGAGCCTGGCTTCGGGACGACACGGGATGGCAGTCACAGGATGCCCAAGATAAAAGAAACCACAG CTTGCACACAGCTGAAGAAGGCTGGGGAAGAGTCATCTTTAGCTCTCTGTAATGAGACCAgtaccaccaccacaaccatgTCACCTTCATCATTACGAAGTAGCACAGAGCCCAGTGGGCTAACACAGGCCAGCCCTGAGCCCGACCCACACGCCCTGGCTTTCCCCTCAAGCGGATGCTCGTGTGACCCTACAGCAGGCAGCCTCAGGAAGCCACGCAGGGTTCGGATGctcaggaggagctggagcacCTTAATGCCAGGTTCTAAGAGCTTGGAAGCACTGTTAGAAAAGACCAAAGCCACACTTACAGGGAAGAACGACGGTCAAAATTCGAAGTCCCAAGATCCCCCAAAAGTGTGGAGGACATTCTCAGCCAAAACCTTACCTAAAAGCTTGTCCCATGGTTCAGTCGCCTCTAATTCGTCTGGTAGACGGCTGCTAAGAGGAGCCTCTCTGTTGCTGACAGAGTCAACGGCACCGAGGCTGGATGCTGCTACGTGGAGGTGCCATGGGCCGTTCAGTCACTGCTTCCTCAGGAGAAAGTCAAGCACTCACAGCGGGGATGACGATGGAGAGATACCCCCACAAGCTCTGTTCTCTGACAGCTCGGTTTCTTCCGGTGGCAAGGAAAAAACTATCCTGAAAGCAGACAGTAAGGCTGAGCAGAGCAACATGGCCTCAGCTATGAATGACATGAGCCTACAAGCAAGACTTGCTTGTATAAATTCGATGAAGGGAAAAACCTACAGCCTTCACACAGGGTTTGCACTTGCACGGAAGGATGCCTTAGACATGATAAGCATATTACGTTCCAGCGTAGGCCGCTCGGCCAAAGGTGACGTGCCCGAGGTCACCGACGCTGACATGGAAACATTCTCCCAGCTGCTTTTCATGCAGGCCAAAGTGCTGAGTGGCGCCTGCAGTCAGATGGCCATGGAGTACAGCAGCCCAGAAGAGCTGCTGCTCACACTGACGCACAGCTTCCACACACTGTGTTGTTTGACGCAAGCCTGCATGTCACTAGTGGAAGGCCTGAGCACCGAGAGCGAACGGCGAGAGGTGGTAGCCAAGGTGGATGAGGTCGTCATGAACTACGTGTGTCTGCTGAAAGCTGCTGAAGCGGCTTCGGGAGGCTCCGCCAGTGACCAAAGTGTGAATGCATTGACACATTACTCTGGCACCATGTCTGCTATTATAAACACACTAACTCACTCACTGACAACACTGctcaacaaaaaaactgttgttaTTTTATCCTGA